From Terriglobia bacterium, the proteins below share one genomic window:
- a CDS encoding SpoIID/LytB domain-containing protein, producing MIRAGALALALLLGVPAWAQTVRIGVFGLFHPTELSIAPAPGSSLVIETDGESGTMNQAVQVRLAGDRVQLLSQGVSWRVTRVRIHARDGGLADLVLSVAGKIRRRYRGALEIVSNRSELAPIVTMDLELAVASAVAAESPPGAPLEALKAQAVATRSFLVAHGSGHKLFDFCDTTHCQFLRQPPAPHSLAARAARETRGMVLTYLGSPFSAMFASSCGGRSKTLAELGLPVRDYPYFAVDCPYCRRNADRWTRKVSRRVVGERGRLELDRQRGWSALPGNHYSVKETDDGIVMKGAGQGHGLGLCQKGAAGMAAEGKSFREILDHYYPNTLVQVDAALR from the coding sequence GTGATTAGGGCCGGTGCACTCGCGCTCGCGCTGTTGCTGGGCGTGCCGGCATGGGCGCAGACGGTTCGCATCGGCGTCTTTGGGCTGTTCCATCCCACGGAGTTGAGTATTGCTCCCGCGCCAGGCAGCTCTCTCGTAATCGAGACAGATGGGGAGAGCGGCACCATGAACCAGGCTGTACAAGTGCGCCTCGCTGGTGACCGCGTGCAGCTCTTGTCGCAGGGCGTTTCGTGGCGTGTCACTCGCGTGCGAATTCACGCCCGTGACGGCGGCCTCGCCGACCTGGTCCTGAGCGTTGCTGGAAAAATCCGGAGGCGCTATCGCGGCGCTCTAGAGATCGTTTCCAACCGCAGCGAACTCGCCCCGATCGTCACCATGGATCTGGAACTCGCCGTGGCGTCGGCTGTGGCCGCGGAGAGCCCGCCCGGCGCACCGCTTGAGGCGCTGAAGGCTCAAGCGGTTGCGACGCGTTCATTCCTGGTCGCGCATGGCAGCGGCCACAAGCTGTTCGATTTTTGCGATACGACGCACTGTCAGTTCCTGCGCCAGCCGCCAGCGCCGCATTCGCTGGCCGCGCGAGCCGCGCGTGAGACGCGAGGCATGGTGCTTACTTATCTCGGTTCGCCTTTCTCGGCCATGTTCGCGTCGTCGTGCGGGGGGCGCTCGAAGACGCTGGCGGAACTCGGACTGCCGGTGCGCGACTATCCCTACTTCGCGGTCGATTGCCCCTATTGCCGTCGGAACGCGGATCGCTGGACGCGGAAAGTGTCCCGCAGGGTGGTGGGCGAGCGCGGACGGTTGGAACTCGACCGTCAGCGTGGATGGAGCGCGCTTCCTGGCAATCATTACAGCGTGAAGGAGACAGACGACGGGATCGTCATGAAAGGCGCGGGGCAGGGACACGGCCTCGGGTTATGCCAGAAGGGCGCCGCCGGCATGGCCGCTGAGGGCAAGAGCTTTCGCGAGATACTCGATCATTATTATCCCAACACCCTCGTTCAGGTTGACGCTGCGTTGCGCTAG
- a CDS encoding VWA domain-containing protein yields MRRLLIFLIWVASAACFGDAGVLIPRDKQQPDPAVLSLEEMEITIRIDNGDARVFVRQVFANHTGVVQEGNYFFALPSRATVSDFATWDGPTRLPAVILERKRAEELYNQLKQQYIDPGLLQQGERGAEEARRSAVFSAKITPIPARGTKRMEIEYHQSIPVEGLRSYFSIPLRPDAYQAQTALHLWIHFEMDSAHAIRGFQVGGKIFPLKLSENSEHVVKGEFEARQVALTEDFSVQWQLDNADVDALKVLTYRNPVSGQPSPHEMAPVRSTTEPGFFEAQALIGNGSKGASAGKQEAPKTAILLFDNSLSMQWEKLERSYEALEKILRGLRPGDRFNLILFNTQIQTFQPAAAAADATTVGKALDFVKASRLRGGTDLQKALETGLTQAALSGPNAYLVLLSDGGADRGIIHNGKLSAWYAQQWKKLAEAQRPRTYIFGVGDDANLPLLRMLSRNDGVLENVLSTEAADFKLNAFASKIGRSPVGQLRLEVAPQTSVQTVYALQDSAFSGSMASWVGQYKQPQRGVTFAARAVRDGEALEMKQTADLPAEAANHPQLPRLWARARVDALLEKIERDGEDRASIDEIIRLARKYKFVTPYTSFLAVPRSLLRPRVIRPGDPVLRVKTDESIVSVIALFPFGLVKKLRYLPSEDIWQTRFLAPNDMQDGTYAVRLMLRDRSGNMYREQKTFVIASTPPVVKLRLDKKKFRRGEVMLLRANASQSTRTLVARLEGAAPVALKWSQQAGTNTGELIVPENLPAGTYRLTVTAEDMAHNAGSQEVQIEVLP; encoded by the coding sequence ATGAGACGGCTTCTTATCTTCTTGATATGGGTGGCATCCGCGGCATGCTTCGGCGACGCGGGCGTGCTGATTCCGCGTGACAAGCAACAGCCGGATCCTGCGGTGCTGTCGCTGGAAGAGATGGAAATCACGATTCGCATCGACAACGGCGACGCGCGCGTCTTCGTGCGGCAGGTGTTCGCGAACCATACCGGCGTCGTACAGGAAGGGAATTACTTTTTTGCGCTGCCTAGCCGAGCGACGGTTTCAGACTTTGCGACCTGGGACGGGCCGACGCGCTTGCCCGCGGTCATACTCGAGCGCAAACGCGCGGAGGAACTCTATAACCAGCTCAAGCAGCAGTACATCGATCCCGGCCTCCTGCAACAAGGGGAGCGCGGTGCGGAGGAAGCGCGGCGCAGCGCGGTGTTCAGCGCAAAGATCACGCCCATTCCGGCACGGGGAACCAAGCGCATGGAGATCGAGTATCACCAGTCGATCCCGGTGGAGGGCCTGCGCTCCTATTTCTCGATTCCGCTGCGGCCCGATGCATACCAGGCGCAGACCGCACTGCACCTGTGGATCCACTTCGAAATGGATTCGGCGCACGCCATTCGCGGTTTCCAGGTAGGCGGGAAGATCTTTCCGCTGAAGCTGTCAGAGAACTCGGAACACGTGGTGAAAGGCGAGTTCGAGGCTCGGCAAGTCGCCTTGACCGAAGACTTCAGCGTGCAATGGCAGCTCGACAACGCGGACGTCGACGCGCTCAAGGTGTTGACGTATCGCAACCCGGTGAGCGGGCAGCCATCCCCGCACGAGATGGCGCCGGTGCGCTCCACAACCGAGCCAGGCTTCTTCGAGGCGCAAGCGCTGATCGGCAACGGAAGCAAAGGAGCGAGCGCCGGTAAACAGGAGGCGCCGAAGACGGCGATCCTGCTGTTCGACAATTCGCTCTCCATGCAGTGGGAGAAGCTCGAGCGCAGCTACGAGGCGTTGGAGAAAATCCTGCGCGGGCTGCGCCCGGGCGACCGCTTTAACCTCATCCTCTTTAATACGCAGATCCAGACGTTCCAGCCGGCGGCGGCCGCCGCGGACGCAACGACGGTGGGGAAGGCTCTCGATTTCGTGAAAGCCAGCCGGTTGCGCGGCGGCACCGATCTGCAGAAAGCGCTGGAAACGGGACTGACGCAGGCGGCGCTCTCCGGCCCGAATGCGTACCTGGTGTTGTTGAGCGACGGCGGCGCGGATCGCGGAATCATTCACAACGGCAAACTGTCGGCGTGGTACGCGCAGCAATGGAAGAAACTGGCGGAAGCGCAGCGGCCGCGCACCTACATCTTTGGGGTGGGTGATGATGCCAACCTGCCGCTGCTGCGGATGTTGTCGCGCAACGACGGCGTGCTGGAAAACGTTCTGTCGACGGAAGCCGCCGACTTCAAGCTCAACGCCTTCGCATCGAAGATCGGGCGCAGTCCGGTTGGGCAGTTGCGCCTGGAGGTTGCGCCGCAGACCTCTGTGCAGACGGTGTATGCGCTGCAGGACTCCGCTTTCTCGGGCTCGATGGCTTCGTGGGTTGGACAATACAAGCAGCCCCAACGGGGAGTCACGTTCGCAGCCCGCGCGGTCCGCGACGGCGAAGCGCTGGAGATGAAGCAAACGGCGGACCTGCCGGCGGAAGCGGCAAACCATCCGCAACTGCCGCGGCTTTGGGCGCGGGCTCGCGTAGACGCACTGCTGGAAAAGATCGAGCGTGACGGCGAAGACCGCGCGTCGATTGACGAAATCATTCGGCTGGCACGCAAGTACAAATTCGTGACGCCGTACACATCGTTCCTGGCGGTGCCACGATCGCTGCTCCGTCCGCGCGTGATCCGCCCCGGCGATCCGGTGCTGCGCGTGAAGACGGATGAATCGATCGTGTCCGTGATCGCGCTGTTTCCATTCGGCCTGGTAAAGAAGTTGCGCTACCTGCCCAGCGAAGACATCTGGCAGACGCGCTTCCTCGCGCCCAACGACATGCAGGACGGAACCTACGCGGTGCGCCTGATGTTGCGCGATCGCAGCGGCAACATGTATCGCGAGCAGAAGACGTTCGTCATCGCTAGCACGCCGCCGGTGGTCAAGCTGCGTCTTGACAAAAAGAAGTTTCGCAGAGGCGAGGTCATGCTGCTTAGAGCTAACGCGTCGCAGAGCACGCGCACGCTGGTAGCCCGGCTGGAGGGCGCCGCGCCCGTCGCTCTCAAGTGGAGCCAGCAGGCGGGCACGAATACGGGCGAACTGATCGTCCCCGAGAATCTGCCGGCAGGAACGTACCGGCTCACCGTGACGGCGGAAGACATGGCGCACAACGCCGGCTCGCAGGAGGTGCAGATTGAAGTGCTTCCGTAA